A single region of the Larus michahellis chromosome W, bLarMic1.1, whole genome shotgun sequence genome encodes:
- the LOC141735499 gene encoding uncharacterized protein LOC141735499 isoform X2, whose protein sequence is MQHPQGEEMETRPAAPASDIAATATPASDTAATATPASDTAATATPASDAAATATPVVATATEPGNQPMPVSVAPIQKKKYTKKSVRLVRDDDEPGSSREQEEEAEPEIITRSLSLSELRDMRKDLSRLSGEHIVIWLLRCWDNGASSLELEGREARQLGSLSREGGIDKTIGKKTQALSLWKRLLSGVRERYPFSEDVVCQPSKWTTMERGIQYLRELAVREMIYYDFDNADLPTDPDEVRCTRPTWRKFVRSAPSSYANSLAVMEWKGEEGPTVDEVAGWLRRYEGSLSSPLVSAVEKLSRKVQQLEENMSYSPPARASISAIRSGHFPTRERDYRGYTPRGTLWFYLRDHGEDMRKWDGQPTWILRTRVQELQGRTTTKGDPPGKVPPQFPVGRSPDKAGGLILLLILLKELPSHFCKK, encoded by the coding sequence atgcagcaccctcaaggggaagagatggaaaccagaccggcggcccctgcgtcGGACattgcggctactgcaacccctgcgtcggacactgcggctactgcaacccctgcgtcggacactgcggctactgcaacccctgcgtcggacgctgcggctactgcaacccctgtggtagccactgccactgaaccagggaaccaacccatgccggtatcagttgcccccatacagaagaagaagtacacaaagaaatcggttcgcttagtaagagatgatgatgaaccagggtcatcacgagagcaggaggaagaggcagaaccagagataattactcgatccctatccttgagtgagctgcgggatatgcggaAAGAtcttagccgactttcaggcgagcacattgtcatctggctgctccggtgctgggataatggggccagtagcctggaattagagggtagggaggccaggcagctgggatccctgtctagggaaggcggcattgacaagacaattgggaaaaagacccaagccctcagcctctggaaacgactcctgtcaggcgtgagggagaggtaccccttcagtgaggatgttgtatgtcagccaagtaagtggactaccatggaaagaggtatccagtacctgagagaattagccgtgcgggagatgatttattatgactttgacaatgcagacttacccacagaccctgatgaggtgcgatgcacaaggcccacatggcggaagtttgtacggagcgcaccatcgtcatatgccaactccctggcagtaatggaatggaaaggtgaagagggaccaacagtggatgaggtggctggctggctccggagatatgaaggaagtctctcttccccccttgtctcagctgtggagaaactgtcgcggaaggtccagcaacttgaagagaatatgtcctactccccacctgcacgggccagcatctcagctattaggagcgggcatttccccactcgagagagagactacagagggtacacaccacgaggcaccctgtggttctacctgcgggaccacggagaggacatgaggaagtgggatggacaacctacttggatcctgcggacacgggtacaggagttgcaaggaaggacaaccacaaaaggggatcctccaggaaaagtgccgccccagtttccagtgggccgttccccagacaaagcaggcggcctgatcttgcttctgatcctcttgaaggaacttccaagtcatttctgcaagaagtga